TCTGAAGGGCTGGTCAGCGATGTAACAACAAAGGATCTTGCCCGTTTTATGGTAGGCTATGATGTCCGGACCGATCAATTGGTTCAGCAGCGTGACCGCGGCGAAGAAATCTTGCGCGCAGAAAAGCTAACGTATAACGCAGCTTTTTCCAATATCTCTTTCTCGATTCATCAAGGGGAAGTGGTTGGCTTTACCGGCCTTTTAGGCGACGGACGCAGTGAACTGTTTCAATCTATTTTTGGAGCAGATGATATTTCATCCGGAAAACTATTTCTTTACGGAAACGAAATACACATTCATACAACCATGGATGCTATCAAAAATGGGATTGGGTATCTTCCAAGAAACAGAAAGGAAAACGCCATTATTAAGGATATGGATATTCTTGAGAATAGTGCCATCGCCTCTTGGAAGAGACATGCAAAATGGGGAATTATCCAAAATGCCATCCATAAAGAAAAGTTAGATGCACTTCGAAAGCAACTTAAGATACGGATGACGGATTCTTCAAACAGTATCTTGCATCTCTCTGGCGGGAACCAGCAAAAGATTGTTCTAGCTAAATGGCTTTCAACAGACCCACGCATTTTGATTTTAGATAATCCCACGCAAGGAGTAGACGTTGGGGCGAAAGAAGATATATATGATATTATCCTGCGTTTAGCTGATGAAGGAATCGGGGTCATTATTCTTTCAAGTGAAGCAAATGAGATATTAAGACTTTGTAATCGAACGTATGTCATGTATCACGGGCGTCTGCAAGGAGAGCTGGAAGGCGTGGAAATGAATGAACAAGCTATTATGGAATTGGCTACAGGCGGTGATGCTTTCATTTCAACGGTTTGATTCAACCAGATCACCATTATCCAGCCAATAGCTAACAACAGCAGCTGTCCCGCTGTATCGGTTTCTTTTATTCCGTAACGAAAAGGGGTGTACCTTTTGGTAGAAAAAAGCAGGAGTCATTTTCACTCATTTATCACTTGGTTTAAACATCGATGGTCCACCAGCCCATTATTTAGTATTTTTATAGCGCTGATTGTTATGATTATCTTACAAACGATTGTATTGGGTTTTGACTACCCTTCATTTGGCGAATGGTTTACTTCCTGGATCAATAACTGGATTAATATTTTGCGGAACAATGCCAGTGTAGCCATTATTGCGCTTGGAATGACGTTTGTTATTATGACAGGCGGTATCGATTTAGCGGTGGGGGCAACACTTGTAGCAACAGGGGCACTGACGATGACGTTGCTTGATGTTGGAACAAGCGGTCTCTTACATTCTATCGGTATCTCTGGATGGCTCGCTATTCTGGTAACGATCCTGCTTGTTATTCTTTTTGGCTATTTACTTGGTTCCCTCATCGGGGTGACGGTCACACGAGGAATGGTGCCGCCTTTCATTGCCACCTTAGGAGCAATGATGGTCTTCCGCAGCGTAACACAGCATTTCATGCAAGGTTCCGCTCCACGTGTCCCTGCTGAATTTTTACAAATTGCCAACTTTAAAATCGGAGACTATATGATTATGCCTATTATTTACTGGGCTATCATCGCGGCAATACTGTATTATATTTCTAAAAACACTACCTTTGGAAGACAGATTATCGCAGTCGGTTCCAATGAAAGAGCAGCCAGGCTCTCCGGAATTAATGTGAAACAAGTGAAATACCGCGTTTATGCCTTATCCGGAATGCTGGTAGCCATTGCTGCTATTATTCAAGTTTCCCGGATTGGTTCGATGGATTTTGCTGGATCAGGGCGTGGTATGGAAATGGATGCCATTGCCGCGGCAGTTGTGGGAGGTACAAGTATGATGGGCGGAAGGGGTTTTATTCTCGGAACCGTTTACGGGGTGTTAATTATATCTGTGCTGAACAATCTGCTTAATCTCTTCGGAGTCCCTCCATTGCTCCGTGATGCGTTTAAAGGAATAATTGTCATTGCAGCTGTGCTGTTACAGCGAAAGGAAAAAACCGCATGACTCTTGTCATGCGGTTTCCTTCATTAAAACAAATTCATTAATTTATCCCAAAACCCTTCGTCCTCTTCCTCTTCTTCTACATCTTCTGTATCTTCTTCCGGCTGAATACTGTCTGTTTGAATCACAAACTGAACCGAGTTGGTAATATCATCATTGTCTTCAGATACAAAAGATACTGGATCAAAATCGGATTTATCATATTGCGAAATCATCTTATCAATTTCTTCCTGCATCTCATCAGGAATATTTTGTGTAGCATCATACAACTCACTGGTTCCATCCTGTAATTCATCAGCGCCATTAGCAAGTTCGCTCGAACCTGATGCAGATTCGCTAATTCCATTATGAATGTCCGCATAAGAAGTACTGAGTTCACCTACTCCATTCGTATAGGAAACCAGCCCTTCATGGAATTGATTATAATTGTCTGCCATCGTATCGACACTTGTTATAAATTCATCCAGCCCTTCATCAATATTTATTTCTCCAACAGACTGGTCTAATTCATCGGCAAAATCACGGACATTATTGGCAATATCACTGGTAGAAGTTTGAAATTCATCCAGTGTCGGTTCCACGGCATCAAACGATTCCACGGATTCATTATAGACAGCTAAGGCATCTTGAGCAGCTTCATAGGTACCAATCAATTCATCAACCATCTCTGAATCCAGCTCACTATCATATAATGCCTGGTAATCCTCCTCAGTCAGTGTTGCTTCCGGTATGTCATCCATAGCTGTTTTTAATGCTTCTTTCGCATCCCCATATCCTGCTGACAATGTATCCAATTCGTCAGCTAAGTTTTCCATCTCTGAAGCCATACCTGACGCAGCTTCTGTCATACTACTTAATTCTTCTATTCCATCCACGCCTGTAAATTGGCCAACTTCCTCTTGTACAGACTGAAATGCATTATTTATTTCTTCCGACGCACCCGTTAATTCACCACTGGAATTATTCAACTCA
The nucleotide sequence above comes from Oceanobacillus timonensis. Encoded proteins:
- a CDS encoding ABC transporter permease translates to MVEKSRSHFHSFITWFKHRWSTSPLFSIFIALIVMIILQTIVLGFDYPSFGEWFTSWINNWINILRNNASVAIIALGMTFVIMTGGIDLAVGATLVATGALTMTLLDVGTSGLLHSIGISGWLAILVTILLVILFGYLLGSLIGVTVTRGMVPPFIATLGAMMVFRSVTQHFMQGSAPRVPAEFLQIANFKIGDYMIMPIIYWAIIAAILYYISKNTTFGRQIIAVGSNERAARLSGINVKQVKYRVYALSGMLVAIAAIIQVSRIGSMDFAGSGRGMEMDAIAAAVVGGTSMMGGRGFILGTVYGVLIISVLNNLLNLFGVPPLLRDAFKGIIVIAAVLLQRKEKTA
- a CDS encoding sugar ABC transporter ATP-binding protein, yielding MLIELQNIQKSFGKNHVLKDVSLSIKEGEICALLGENGAGKSTLMNILGGIHQPDAGCIYADGKERSLTSPEQSINLGISFIHQELNLINDLPIYENMFLESDYKKGFRRVQHQKMIQETKEIFERMHVDLDPRTLVKDLDASYKQIIEICRAVTMNASVIIMDEPTTSLTDSEIERVFTMMRRLREQQVGIVFISHKLKEVIEVCDTYTVLRDGKLVSEGLVSDVTTKDLARFMVGYDVRTDQLVQQRDRGEEILRAEKLTYNAAFSNISFSIHQGEVVGFTGLLGDGRSELFQSIFGADDISSGKLFLYGNEIHIHTTMDAIKNGIGYLPRNRKENAIIKDMDILENSAIASWKRHAKWGIIQNAIHKEKLDALRKQLKIRMTDSSNSILHLSGGNQQKIVLAKWLSTDPRILILDNPTQGVDVGAKEDIYDIILRLADEGIGVIILSSEANEILRLCNRTYVMYHGRLQGELEGVEMNEQAIMELATGGDAFISTV